In Thermoplasmata archaeon, the following are encoded in one genomic region:
- a CDS encoding class I SAM-dependent methyltransferase, whose protein sequence is MSGETAAVSIDPSLMGPEESDPEGRAYRGVAMEGSIARWYARTRGTPSQIAAWRQQAKELVADLPAGTDLLEVAPGPGYFAVELARTGRARVTALEISRTFVQIANAHAREAGVPVAVRQGDASRMPFGAASFDRIVCQAAFKNFGRPQAAINEMHRVLRPGGVAIVEDMRRDAPDAGIHAEVRGMGLGPVRAYFTRRALFSLRRRAYTSEEFVRLAERSPFGSCAVRVEGIGLEVRFAKRPDP, encoded by the coding sequence ATGTCGGGGGAAACGGCCGCCGTTTCGATCGACCCGTCGCTGATGGGACCCGAGGAATCGGATCCGGAAGGCAGGGCCTATCGCGGCGTCGCGATGGAAGGCTCGATCGCCCGCTGGTACGCCCGCACCCGCGGCACGCCCAGCCAGATCGCCGCATGGAGGCAGCAGGCGAAAGAGCTCGTGGCCGACCTACCGGCCGGAACCGACCTCCTCGAGGTCGCTCCGGGCCCGGGCTACTTCGCGGTCGAGCTCGCCCGCACCGGTCGGGCACGCGTCACCGCGCTCGAGATCAGTCGGACCTTTGTCCAGATCGCGAACGCCCACGCGCGCGAGGCGGGTGTGCCGGTCGCGGTCCGCCAGGGCGACGCCTCCCGGATGCCGTTCGGGGCCGCCTCGTTCGACCGGATCGTCTGCCAGGCCGCCTTCAAGAACTTCGGTCGGCCCCAAGCCGCGATCAACGAGATGCACCGCGTGCTGCGCCCCGGGGGCGTCGCGATCGTCGAGGATATGCGCCGCGACGCCCCGGACGCCGGGATCCACGCCGAGGTCCGGGGGATGGGCCTCGGGCCGGTTCGCGCCTACTTCACCCGCCGGGCCCTCTTCTCGCTGCGGCGGCGCGCCTACACGTCCGAGGAGTTCGTCCGGTTGGCCGAGCGCAGTCCCTTCGGTAGCTGTGCCGTTCGCGTCGAGGGCATCGGCCTCGAGGTCCGGTTCGCTAAGCGCCCGGATCCGTAG
- a CDS encoding zinc ribbon domain-containing protein, translating into MDARTCPYCGRPNPPTSRFCGACGRPVAAEPTAREADPWFLGRYSGLRFQVDPGDPPPYRDARWVLVVLGVGLATLGAFLLALDSLLTGALSLSGGSCSGCSAAPVAFLFLFPGLGLLLAGAVVAGAALVHALRTRPTNSS; encoded by the coding sequence GTGGACGCGCGGACCTGTCCGTACTGCGGGCGGCCGAACCCGCCGACCAGCCGGTTCTGCGGCGCCTGCGGCCGGCCGGTCGCCGCCGAGCCGACCGCGCGCGAAGCCGATCCCTGGTTCCTGGGCCGGTACAGTGGGCTGCGCTTCCAGGTAGATCCCGGGGATCCGCCGCCCTATCGCGACGCGCGATGGGTCCTTGTCGTCCTCGGTGTCGGTCTCGCGACGCTGGGAGCGTTCCTGCTCGCGCTCGACTCGTTGTTGACCGGTGCGCTGTCGCTGTCGGGTGGCTCGTGCTCCGGCTGCAGCGCCGCGCCCGTCGCGTTCCTGTTCCTATTCCCCGGTCTGGGACTGCTGCTCGCGGGTGCCGTCGTCGCGGGCGCCGCCCTGGTCCACGCGCTTCGGACCCGGCCGACCAACTCGAGCTAG
- a CDS encoding metalloregulator ArsR/SmtB family transcription factor — translation MRGRGRSRSEADRALALDRLFGALADPTRRSLLARLALGPARVTDLARPYRMSLPAVSKHLRILEDAGLVARKVDGRVHRLRLTGGPLEAVEVWLDPFRSYWASTLGALQQRLGGPPAPRPARRRVR, via the coding sequence ATGCGGGGCCGAGGACGTTCGAGGTCGGAGGCCGATCGAGCCCTCGCGCTCGACCGACTGTTCGGCGCGCTCGCGGATCCGACCCGACGCAGCCTGTTGGCTCGGCTCGCCCTCGGACCGGCCCGGGTGACCGACCTCGCCCGACCCTACCGGATGAGCCTGCCGGCCGTCTCCAAGCACCTGCGGATCCTGGAGGACGCCGGCCTGGTGGCCCGCAAAGTGGACGGTCGCGTCCACCGTCTGAGGCTCACGGGCGGCCCGCTCGAGGCGGTCGAAGTGTGGCTGGACCCCTTCCGTTCCTACTGGGCGAGCACGCTGGGCGCCCTGCAGCAGCGCCTGGGCGGACCGCCGGCTCCGCGCCCCGCACGACGACGCGTTCGCTAG
- a CDS encoding PKD domain-containing protein, whose protein sequence is MTTGVGALLLVVVVVLAGGLTAVGLNSVSGSGTSSRSSTSTNCIPPTSAACRASSDVHDVSLLVPVQTSFIQSPVPFTANLPTGEVASSFTFNFGDGSAPVTVAGSANSATDDYAYASPGTYLVTVTANVNGATHDNLHDIGFLVVQTSYSVSAAEAIPAVSASITSNGTSSSSPTGVVATGATVSFAGSYTAVPVNPLYSETAPSLKVLSGPAGGATFTASAAGPSSATASIQFTIAGTYTVGFVANATGTPGPASQNTIFTIVVGSGGAAKVPPVSVAPSALDGTIISYTDTGGSGAETLDPAIDYETIGEEPTQNVYQNLVMYNQSSVTNFIPIGAACVPGSAQCSSLFGQSLVSGENVTFVISGASNFYDPNTHATWGVYPSDWVFSFARLASFAVLPSWGGNNGWVESQAFLPLGNASWDTAASPTGAALHYPGNNTPYQIFTHLLVNDSAFCPAKAYANGYHGCFTIVADGLGQTWSLSALYQLLSFPWAVATPAAWISQQGSPLPGWTDSGITGAGDYPIGLPGDLDTTNASSQNPAVWAWVNASEATPTMWDTMQIDGSGIFGFPAGSVTAKNVMAGSGPYYLAYFDNAVEYILEANPGYHPNPNCLGSSSCQPAVGKYVPKVIQNWENGYTPGEAALESGTADVATIASTQSSLLLQLLSQGKVKFTQFPSLSVYFYPFDWNYNLAAAQALTPTTITAPTDFFSSEAMRMLFTTAYPYQSVYNAILDVDGITTGVNYGGAIAPGFEYFPTNVSWPDTNPSATPTPDVPGTAWWWWAQVSTPGSPYYDAEIASDCTTSHPCTIPLFGETGFPQGDIQ, encoded by the coding sequence GTGACGACCGGCGTGGGTGCGCTCCTGTTGGTCGTCGTCGTCGTGCTCGCCGGCGGCCTCACGGCCGTGGGTCTGAACAGCGTGAGCGGCTCGGGCACCTCCTCGCGCTCGAGCACCTCCACGAACTGCATCCCGCCGACGAGCGCCGCGTGCCGCGCCTCGTCCGACGTGCACGATGTGTCGCTCCTCGTGCCCGTGCAGACCAGTTTCATCCAATCGCCCGTACCCTTCACCGCGAACCTCCCGACGGGGGAGGTCGCTTCGAGCTTCACGTTCAACTTCGGTGACGGCTCGGCGCCGGTCACGGTGGCCGGGTCCGCCAACTCCGCCACCGACGACTACGCGTACGCGTCGCCCGGCACCTACCTGGTGACCGTTACGGCGAACGTCAACGGCGCCACCCACGACAACCTCCACGACATCGGCTTCCTCGTCGTACAGACGAGCTACTCGGTGTCCGCCGCCGAGGCGATCCCGGCGGTCTCCGCTTCGATCACCTCCAACGGGACGAGCTCGAGCTCCCCGACCGGCGTGGTCGCCACGGGCGCCACCGTCAGCTTCGCGGGTAGCTACACCGCCGTGCCCGTGAACCCTCTGTACTCAGAGACGGCTCCCTCCCTCAAGGTCCTGAGCGGTCCGGCCGGGGGTGCGACCTTCACGGCGAGCGCCGCGGGCCCAAGCTCGGCCACCGCCTCGATCCAGTTCACCATCGCCGGGACGTACACGGTCGGGTTCGTCGCGAACGCGACGGGAACTCCCGGTCCGGCGAGCCAGAACACGATCTTCACAATCGTTGTGGGCAGCGGCGGAGCGGCCAAGGTCCCGCCCGTCTCGGTCGCGCCGTCCGCGCTCGACGGGACGATCATCTCCTACACCGACACCGGTGGCTCGGGCGCCGAGACCCTCGACCCGGCGATCGACTACGAGACGATCGGCGAGGAGCCCACCCAGAACGTCTACCAGAACCTGGTGATGTACAACCAGTCGTCGGTCACGAACTTCATCCCGATCGGCGCCGCCTGCGTGCCGGGCAGCGCCCAGTGCTCCTCGCTGTTCGGCCAGTCCCTCGTCAGCGGTGAGAACGTCACGTTCGTGATCAGCGGCGCGTCGAATTTCTACGATCCGAACACGCACGCGACCTGGGGCGTCTATCCCTCGGACTGGGTCTTCTCGTTCGCCCGCCTCGCCTCGTTCGCCGTACTGCCCTCGTGGGGCGGTAACAACGGGTGGGTCGAGTCGCAGGCGTTCCTGCCGCTCGGCAACGCCTCGTGGGACACGGCCGCCTCGCCGACCGGGGCCGCGCTGCACTACCCGGGCAACAACACCCCGTACCAGATCTTCACCCACCTCTTGGTGAACGACTCGGCGTTCTGTCCGGCGAAGGCCTACGCGAACGGCTACCACGGCTGCTTCACGATCGTCGCCGACGGGCTGGGGCAGACCTGGTCGCTCTCCGCCCTCTACCAGCTGCTCTCGTTCCCCTGGGCGGTCGCGACCCCCGCGGCCTGGATCAGCCAGCAGGGCTCGCCGCTCCCCGGCTGGACCGATTCCGGGATCACCGGCGCCGGCGACTACCCGATCGGGCTCCCCGGAGACCTCGATACCACGAACGCCTCCTCGCAGAACCCGGCCGTCTGGGCCTGGGTCAACGCCTCGGAAGCGACCCCGACGATGTGGGACACGATGCAGATCGACGGCTCGGGAATCTTCGGGTTCCCCGCGGGCAGCGTGACGGCCAAGAACGTCATGGCCGGCAGCGGCCCGTACTACCTCGCGTACTTTGACAACGCGGTCGAGTACATCCTGGAGGCGAACCCCGGCTACCACCCCAACCCGAACTGCCTCGGGTCGAGCTCGTGCCAGCCGGCGGTCGGCAAGTACGTGCCCAAGGTCATCCAGAACTGGGAGAACGGCTACACCCCCGGCGAGGCCGCGCTCGAGTCGGGGACGGCCGACGTCGCGACGATCGCGTCGACCCAGAGCAGCCTGTTGCTGCAGCTCCTGTCGCAGGGCAAGGTGAAGTTCACCCAGTTCCCGTCGCTCTCGGTCTATTTCTACCCGTTCGACTGGAACTACAACCTGGCCGCCGCGCAGGCGCTGACGCCGACGACGATCACCGCGCCGACGGACTTCTTCAGCTCCGAGGCGATGCGGATGCTGTTCACCACGGCCTACCCGTACCAGTCGGTCTACAACGCGATCCTGGACGTCGATGGGATCACGACGGGCGTCAACTACGGCGGCGCGATCGCGCCGGGCTTCGAGTACTTCCCGACCAACGTCAGCTGGCCGGACACCAACCCCAGCGCGACCCCGACCCCCGATGTGCCGGGCACCGCGTGGTGGTGGTGGGCGCAGGTCTCGACCCCCGGGAGCCCGTACTACGACGCGGAGATCGCCAGCGACTGCACGACCAGCCACCCGTGCACGATCCCGCTGTTCGGCGAGACCGGCTTCCCGCAGGGCGACATCCAGAA
- a CDS encoding DNA-3-methyladenine glycosylase I, which translates to MPKDGRPRCAWASLADPVMRRYHDTEWGTPVHDDRRHFEFLLLEGAQAGLSWSTILHRRPGYDRAFDGFDPAKIARYSPARRRALARDPGIIRNKRKIESAVSNARAFLAVQREFGTFDDYCWRFVGGRPRHNRWANYRQVPATSAESDRFSADLRARGFSFVGSTIVYAHMQAVGMVNDHTVDCFRHRQLRASARKTASRR; encoded by the coding sequence GTGCCCAAGGACGGCCGGCCTCGCTGCGCGTGGGCTTCGCTCGCCGATCCGGTCATGCGCCGCTACCACGACACCGAATGGGGAACGCCCGTCCACGATGACCGGCGGCACTTCGAGTTCCTCCTGCTCGAAGGGGCCCAGGCCGGACTGAGCTGGTCGACGATCCTGCACCGCCGTCCCGGGTACGACCGGGCGTTCGACGGTTTCGATCCGGCGAAGATCGCCCGCTACTCGCCGGCGCGGCGGCGCGCCCTCGCGCGGGACCCCGGCATCATCCGGAACAAAAGGAAGATCGAGTCGGCGGTATCGAACGCCCGGGCCTTCCTCGCGGTCCAGCGAGAGTTCGGCACCTTCGACGACTACTGCTGGAGGTTCGTGGGCGGACGCCCCCGCCACAATCGATGGGCGAACTACCGCCAGGTGCCCGCGACCTCGGCGGAATCCGACCGGTTCAGCGCCGACCTGCGGGCGCGGGGTTTCAGCTTCGTGGGCTCGACGATCGTCTACGCCCACATGCAGGCCGTCGGGATGGTCAACGACCACACGGTCGATTGCTTCCGCCACCGCCAGCTTCGAGCGTCCGCGCGCAAGACCGCCTCTCGCCGGTAG
- a CDS encoding HPP family protein: MTGGSSLAQMPAPAPDRPAALGTGPQRAGRDPVALSTAACYALFLVLFLAIVAVIWGSGTLLIAPPYAVTAYLVVFDRKSRYAAPSSILASYLVVIGSSELFEFFLGISLLALVLNVVLVSLFIAFTRFSHPPALALTIFSYIVHDSPVFVLSSLVVLAMVTVADTLIERTWPTRSTSPGST, from the coding sequence GTGACCGGCGGGAGCTCGCTCGCGCAGATGCCGGCGCCCGCCCCGGACCGGCCCGCCGCCCTGGGCACGGGCCCACAGCGCGCGGGCCGAGACCCGGTGGCCCTGAGCACCGCGGCTTGCTACGCCCTGTTCCTCGTTCTCTTCCTGGCGATCGTCGCCGTGATCTGGGGGAGCGGGACCCTGTTGATCGCGCCGCCGTACGCCGTGACGGCCTACCTCGTGGTCTTCGATCGAAAAAGCCGCTACGCGGCACCGAGCAGCATCCTCGCGTCGTACCTGGTCGTCATCGGGAGCTCGGAGCTGTTCGAGTTCTTCCTCGGCATCTCCCTCCTCGCGCTCGTCCTCAACGTCGTCCTGGTCTCCCTGTTCATCGCCTTCACGCGCTTCTCCCATCCTCCGGCGCTGGCGCTCACGATCTTCTCCTACATCGTCCACGACTCCCCGGTCTTCGTCCTGAGTTCCCTTGTGGTGCTCGCGATGGTCACCGTGGCGGACACCCTGATCGAGCGGACCTGGCCGACCCGCTCCACCTCGCCCGGATCGACGTGA
- a CDS encoding SRPBCC family protein — protein MCRSVHDEIDLKATPRLAYRTMMDSRAHARFTGAPARIDPVVGGKFSAGGYISGFNLDLVPGKRIVQAWRGSDWPKGAFSLVSFVFRPRGKGTRLIFDQRGIPDGIESGVTRAEWTRYYWDPLRRHFGARS, from the coding sequence ATGTGCAGAAGCGTCCACGATGAGATCGACCTGAAGGCGACCCCCCGGCTGGCCTACCGAACGATGATGGATAGCCGCGCGCATGCGAGGTTCACCGGCGCTCCGGCGCGCATCGACCCCGTCGTAGGAGGGAAATTCTCGGCCGGAGGCTACATCTCGGGCTTCAACCTCGACCTGGTGCCCGGTAAGCGAATCGTCCAGGCCTGGCGCGGCTCGGATTGGCCGAAGGGGGCCTTCTCCTTGGTCAGCTTTGTGTTCCGACCGCGCGGCAAGGGAACGAGGCTGATCTTCGATCAACGCGGTATCCCGGACGGCATCGAGAGCGGCGTCACGCGAGCGGAGTGGACGCGCTACTACTGGGATCCGCTGCGCCGACACTTCGGCGCTCGGTCGTAG
- a CDS encoding adenylate/guanylate cyclase domain-containing protein translates to MPGTRRLAAIVFTDLVGSTELAQADERGALELIQQQEKLARPLVAEHHGRIVKSTGDGLLLEFPSALDAVECAVAFQLRLRERAGRGGRAFPPVRVGVHLGDVQRRGGDIFGDAVNVAARVESAAEPGGVCISESVFRQVKNKVRFRIEPLGVRALKGVVEPVELFRVVPPGDEHAPAAAAPSPPRLAVLPLANISPDPKDEYFADGLTEELISVLSKIRGLRVIARTSVTPYKSTSKSVVQIGSELGVTSILEGSVRKANDRLRISLQLIDVGTQEHVWSESYDRQLADIFAIQTEVAESTAKAIRVELSEPAREFIRRAPTKDLQAYELYLRAIQQPAGYAPEGFRQAIAWLEEAIARDPAFALAQAYLGYLYVQGAGDYLPHREGFRRARPFVTRALELDPNLSEAHAALAELVMQQDHEWPRAEEEFRRALALNPSNALARLSYSTLLRVLGRDSEAEVELHAAIEINPSWQAPRRLLVDLALLRGDLEGARDRLAKWLTPDPDPSWTHLSFGVAYSVLNDPEAARRELVAAGPPRSVVQRLARAMILVPLGEPEEARQLLKELTEARPEELLGSDFSAALHALLGEKEAALDILERSAREGTSGLWLRAGLPAYDSLREEPRFRAALRAAHLPEDAGGARARSQ, encoded by the coding sequence GTGCCCGGCACCCGTCGCCTGGCGGCCATCGTCTTCACCGACCTGGTGGGCTCGACCGAGCTGGCTCAGGCCGACGAGCGGGGGGCGCTCGAGCTGATCCAGCAACAAGAGAAGCTCGCCCGCCCGCTCGTCGCCGAGCACCACGGTCGGATCGTGAAGTCGACGGGCGACGGCCTCCTCCTGGAGTTCCCGAGCGCGCTCGATGCGGTGGAGTGCGCGGTCGCCTTCCAGTTGCGACTGCGGGAGCGCGCCGGGCGCGGTGGGCGCGCCTTCCCCCCGGTTCGCGTCGGGGTTCACCTCGGGGACGTGCAGCGCCGCGGCGGCGACATCTTCGGCGACGCCGTGAACGTCGCTGCGCGCGTCGAGTCCGCGGCCGAGCCCGGCGGCGTGTGCATCTCGGAGTCCGTGTTCCGTCAGGTCAAGAACAAGGTCCGCTTCCGGATCGAGCCGCTCGGCGTCCGCGCTCTCAAGGGCGTGGTCGAGCCGGTCGAGCTGTTCCGAGTGGTCCCTCCCGGGGACGAGCACGCGCCGGCGGCCGCCGCCCCCTCGCCTCCGCGCCTCGCGGTGTTGCCGCTCGCGAACATCAGCCCGGATCCGAAGGACGAGTACTTCGCCGATGGCCTCACGGAAGAGCTGATCTCGGTCCTCTCCAAGATCCGGGGGCTGCGGGTCATCGCGCGCACGTCGGTCACGCCCTACAAGTCGACCTCGAAGTCGGTCGTCCAGATCGGCTCGGAGCTGGGCGTCACCTCGATCCTCGAAGGGAGCGTTCGCAAGGCGAACGACCGCCTGCGGATCTCGCTCCAACTGATCGACGTCGGGACCCAGGAGCACGTCTGGTCCGAGAGCTACGATCGGCAGCTCGCCGACATCTTCGCCATCCAGACGGAGGTGGCCGAGAGTACGGCGAAGGCGATCCGCGTCGAGCTGTCGGAGCCGGCGCGTGAGTTCATCCGGCGGGCACCGACGAAGGATCTGCAGGCCTACGAGCTGTACCTGCGGGCGATCCAGCAACCGGCGGGGTACGCTCCGGAGGGGTTCCGCCAAGCGATCGCGTGGCTCGAGGAGGCGATCGCACGAGACCCCGCGTTCGCGCTCGCCCAGGCCTACCTCGGCTACCTCTACGTACAGGGCGCGGGCGACTACCTTCCGCATCGCGAGGGGTTCCGCAGGGCGCGCCCCTTCGTGACGCGAGCCCTCGAGCTCGACCCGAACCTCTCGGAGGCGCATGCCGCGCTGGCCGAGCTCGTCATGCAGCAGGACCACGAGTGGCCACGCGCGGAGGAGGAGTTCCGTCGAGCCCTCGCGCTCAACCCCAGCAACGCCCTCGCCCGGCTGAGCTACTCGACCCTGCTCCGCGTGCTCGGCCGCGACTCGGAGGCCGAGGTCGAGCTCCACGCGGCGATCGAGATCAATCCGAGCTGGCAGGCCCCACGACGCCTCCTCGTGGACCTCGCGCTCCTGCGCGGCGATCTCGAGGGGGCCCGCGATCGCTTGGCCAAGTGGCTGACCCCCGACCCCGATCCGAGTTGGACCCACCTCAGCTTCGGCGTCGCCTACAGCGTCCTCAACGACCCAGAAGCCGCCCGGCGGGAACTCGTGGCAGCGGGGCCCCCCCGGAGCGTGGTCCAGCGCCTCGCTCGCGCGATGATCCTGGTCCCCCTCGGCGAGCCCGAGGAGGCCCGTCAGCTGCTCAAGGAACTGACCGAAGCTCGACCCGAGGAGCTCCTCGGATCCGACTTCTCGGCCGCACTGCACGCGCTGCTGGGCGAGAAGGAGGCGGCACTCGACATCCTCGAACGCTCGGCTCGCGAGGGGACGAGCGGTCTGTGGCTGCGCGCCGGCCTCCCCGCGTACGACTCGCTACGCGAGGAGCCGCGATTCCGCGCGGCCCTCCGCGCGGCGCACCTTCCCGAGGACGCGGGCGGCGCCCGCGCCCGGTCCCAGTAA